The sequence AGAGTTTCCCTCTCTTCTGTCCAAGACTCTCATTGTTTATATTCATGTGATTTGAGCTTTTCTTGGAGagaggggggagagagagagagaggaagggagGAACCAAACATCAAGATAGAGAGGCTAACAGCAGTACGTCCAGGAAGCAAATCAACAATTTTTATCAAGAATTTATCTCTTCTAcataacaagcaaggtatttcatttcaagaaataatgagtttttttctttattttaacgCTTCAAGCTTATGAAATGTCataaataaatactattttCCAGACATTCTTGATAAAGTCCTACAGAGTTTCAGTAGTAGAGGCTACATTTctctttttgaataaaaaaagaagcacgTCTATTGATTGATTAAACCATCTATTTTAGCTTGATATTATAATATGTGCTTTCCTCTATAGTGTTTTCAATTTCCATTTGTAAATCAGCATAAATCAgtttagaatttatttaatccCTGGTGCCTGTTTGTGTACCACATGAGGTTGAAGTTGAGAGCTTAAAGATTGTAGACAAATCAAAGTTTTCAGTGGTGCTTTATGTGTGCAAAATATGTTGTTCAAACTAAATAGTTTAAGAAGACTGACTTCCGAATCCATGTATGGTCACAGGATGGAATCAGGGAAAGATGGAATGGTGAGGTGAGAAGACAGAGTAGAGAAAATGGCAGAGTCGGCGGTGAGCCTTGTCGTTGATAAATTGCTTCCGTTGCTAACACAAGAAGTGAAACTATTGAAAGGCGTCCATGATGAATTGGTTGGTGTCAAAGATGAATTGGAAGTCATTCGTGCTTTCCTGAAAGATGCAGATTCAAAGGCTGAGAAAGAAGGCATCGGTGAGGGTGTGAAAGTACTGGTAAACCAAATAAGAGAAGAAGCTCATCACATTGAAGATGTCATCGATGATTACGTGTTGCATGTGGCAAGACATCCTGATCACCGACATGGACTCCTACGTCGTATTGCTTCTTTGATTAAAACACTCAGTTCGCGTCATGAGATAGCATCAGAGATTAAAGACATCAAATCAGCACTTCTAGATATCAAGAGTAGAAGTCAAACATTCCAATTCATTTCTTCAAATCAGGGAGCATCAAGCAGCAACAGCAATGCAGGAAGAGGTTTAATGGATCACCCTCGAATGAGTTCTCTTTTCATTGAAGAAGCTGAGCTTGTTGGGATTGAATCTCCAAGAGATGAATTGATAAGCTACTTATTAAGTGGAGTTTCTCAGAGGACAGTGATCGCAGTGGTTGGAATGGGAGGTGTGGGAAAAACCACAGTGGCCAGGAAAGTATATGACAGCCACAGGGTGAAGGAGCACTTCCAATACCATGCTTGGATCACTGTGTCTCAATCATATGATAAGAGGGAGCTACTACGGAGCATTCTGAAGAGATTCTATGAAGTGAAAAATAAGCCTTTTCCTGATAGAATTGTTACAATGGAAGAGGAGGAGTTGATCAAGGAGATTAGAGAATATTTAGGACAAGAACGATACCTGGTTGTATTTGATGATGTATGGGAAATTGGCTTTTGGGGAAACATGGAGCATGCATTGTTAGATCATGATAATGGCAGTAGATTATTGGCCACAACAAGGAATGAGGATGTTGCTAATTTTAGCAGAGGATCTTCATTGGTTCATGTCTATCATATAGAACCTTTACCTCAAAAGGAGGCGTGGGAACTCTTCTGCAATAAAGCATTCAGGTTTGAGTTTAAAGGGCAATGTCCAAACGATCTGGAGGGATTGTCACAGGACATTGTTAGAAGATGTGGAGGATTGCCACTGGCAATTGTGGCTGTTAGTGGACTTCTAGCAACCAAAGAAAAGAGCATTCTAGAATGGAAAAAAGTTCTCAGTGGCCTTGGTGGTTCTGCAATGGTGAGTGATCCATACATTGATAGTGTCACTAAGATTCTATCTCTCAGCTATGGTGATCTGCCTTACCACCTCAAatcttgtttcttatattttggcATGTTTCCTGAAGATTTTTCCATTGAGCATGGAAGAATAATTCGATTATGGGTGGCTGAGGGTTTTGTAGAAGAAAAACCAGGCATGACACTAGAGGACGTTGGAGAAGAATACTTCATTGAACTCGTTCGTCGAAGTTTGGTTCAAGTGGATGAAGTTTTTCACGGAGTTCCCTTAACATGTCATGTTCATGATATGGTCCGTGATGTCATTCTTTCCAAATCAGAGGAACTGAGTTTCTGCCATGTTTCCAGCAgttgctcaacttttcaaggcaTAGCACGACATCTCTCCATAAGCAACAGAGGAAGCAGCACTCCAAAGAGTAGCACCAAGGCTCAAACTCGCTCTATTATGGTCTTTGACGAAGCAAAGCTGCAGAAGGCCACAATTTCAGTGATATTTGCAAAATTCAAGCTTTTGACTACATTAGATTTTGAAAACTGTCCTATAGATCACCTTCCCAGAGAACTTGGAAATTTGCTACATCTAAGGTATTTAAACTTGAGAAATACCAAAGTAGCAGAACTTCCAAAATCAATAAGAAAGCTGCATAACCTGGAATCTTTAGATTTGAGATATTCTTTCGTGGAAGAGTTGCCAGTTAAGATCAGTAATTTCCCTAAATTGCAACATCTTTTGGCTGAAGATAAGAAGACTCGGGCATTGAAGATAAAAGGCAGCATTAAGCATTTGAAGTTCTTAGAAACATTGTCTAAAATTAATGTGGATGACAATGTGAGCTTGATCAATGACGGCCTGCAAGTGTCAACGGAATTGAAGACATTGGGTATCAGAAATTTGAAAAGGGAACATGGGAGGTATCTATGCACTGCATTGGAGAAGATGACTCACCTGCGGTTGCTACTTGTTTGTTCAATAAATCCCACGAATGAAGTTCTTGAATTGCAATCGATGTCTTCTCCTCCTCTTGAGCTGCGAAGTATCTGGCTTGAGGGCCAATTAGAAAGGTTACCAAATTGGATTTCCAAAATACACAATCTGGCTGAACTGAGATTGAGTTTCACAAACTTGACGGATGATTCCTTTGAAGTCCTTCAAGCTCTGCCCAATCTAAATCGTCTTGGACTCGTATGTGCATACAATGGAGAGAAGATGCATTTTGAAGGAGGAGGGTTTCAGAAACTCAAGTCTCTGTATCTTGTAGGCTTGAGTAATTTGAAGGAAATGTTAATAGACGAAGGAGCATTGCCACTTCTTGAAAACCTACAGATGGGACCTTGCCCAAAACTGAAGGAAGTGCCTTCTGGATTTAAGTACTTGAGATATCTCAAAGATTTATCATTCACAGGGATGACAAATGAGTTCACTCAAAGATTGTCACAGCAAGAATCAGAGAAAGTGAGCCATGTACCGATTATCCGATATGATGGTACTTACGATCCCACTGACGAAGGATCTTATGAAGCATGGGTGGAGCGATATTTCAGACGCGTAGGAATCAAAATGACCTAATATTTTTCGAGGTTACAGGTATGCTCCATCCCTCTAGATCTTACTTCTTCAAAAAGGTACCAATTTGTTTTGGCAAATGCCAAGTTGATCGATGATCTTAGAATAACGTTTGCTATTTCTCCATGTATGTTGTTGCTTGGGATCTGGACATTTTTCAGGACTTCAGACAATCAATGAACCTCAGAGCAATGCGAAGTCAGCCCTGCTATGAAAGCTGGTGAGAAGATATGAACGCGGTAGATGTGTTTGTTTAATGTTTATGGGGAGACGCACCTATTTAGTAAAACCTGTTTTGAGCTTGTTAATTTGTTTCGAGAGTTGATATCTGTGGCATGTAGAAGTTTAAGAAATATCTGGATGTGCATGTGTTATTACCATATGTCATTTCTGAAGTTCCTGGACCTCAAATCAGGTTTGATTGTAGTGACCCACTCGCCATGGCTTACCTTCAATTCATACCTATGCTTCAGATAATAATGAAATTCAGAAATCAGTAATTGATTAGAAGCAGCCTCGTTCTGGTTGATTGATCAAATAACATCTTGGTTATCATTCAGGTTGATTGATCAAATCCATTCCAAGAAATTATTATGATACTCAGGctgtaattatcaatatttacaGCATAGACGAGATATATCCGAGCTCATATCTTTCTCctcttcaaaatttatttttttaattctctctctctctctctctcttatttctctcAACTCTGTATATCTCTCCTGTATTGCACGCACTGATGATTATAACTTGAGCAACATAGAGTTTCTCGCTTGGTGAGTGATTTAGCATGTAATTTAAGTTTTAACCAGTCACGTGACCCGCACTCTATAGTCTATACCGCAGGCCGTCAAAAACAAAttcggcaaaaaaaaaattagcattaaGAAACcgcaagtttatttttaaaaagtaggaAAAAATCGTGATtcgacacaaaaaaaaaaattgatacaaataaaatcaagtgtaTTTTTTAAGATGTAATCCATGCATGATGGCGTGataagtttttaagaaaataataaaaataaaaaagaatataaagtgttgaataataaaactaaaaaaaaaacccattaaaaaaaaaaaagctaaaatcacTTGAGTTAATTTATCCAACTTGTTTTCTTTATCATCACCCAGTGTAACCCAACCAGAAAAAAATTACGAttctcaatttttaattaacctaatattaaataataaatttaaaaaaaaaatcccaagacaaaataaaatagtaagataaaaaaaatgaggcgtcaaacaaaaaattaagggaaaatAACATTGATTGATTAAAGGgttgaatatttaaaatcaaacattttacaaaaaaaaattaaaacaaaaacaaaaaaaaaaagagagaagaatatCAAATCTGAAACCAAAACAATCTGCGGTGAAATTGAATCACCATCCACCTACGCCAAATGATTCAAGTGGAGAAAATGCAGAGGGTCACATAGACATGGACATATTCTATGTAAGCTTTGGAGCATCTTACACAATTGTGGTGCAGGTAATTGCAGAAGTTCTGTGCAAAAATCCATACCGGCGACGCGTATAGTTTCATCCATCAAAGTCTGCATTAGACTTTCTACTATTTTGTCTTGGACAGCAGTCATAACCTTTCCAGCTTCAGATGGCAGTAGGGTCTGTGCACTTCATTTCCTCCTACAATCTCCAGATGTTTTCGGAATGCTTTGACGACAAATTTGTTTGAattgtgattttaaatttttaactgcCTGATGCTGAAGTTTGTTGAAGCAATGCAATAAACCACAACGGGTTCTAATCTTCTATCATGCATGAACTGCTCTCCCAGTGCGTTCCATGAACACCAGTAGTAGTTTCGACTTCCAAGCAAATGTTTTGTCAACTGCGAGAACCAACACAGACAGAAAACAGTAGAGGAACAGGAGACTATTTCcctttctattttgtttctaataTGAAGGAACTAAAAATGAGAATTAATTTGGAAAGTTTATTTTCCCTCGTCTCAACAAGCCTAATAAAAATACTCTCACaatgagaaataataaaaataaaacctctATTTGGACAAGTAAACAGACATTACTGATACAGATTCATGTCACAAGTCCCCAACAAGCCTCACTCTTGGAGCCTAATGCAAAATCAACgacaaaaaattgtttattttttattcattcacaTGATTGATGCATTAAAGAACTAGCTTCTTGTTTTGTACATCTGGAAACCTTAAATATTTACGCAAATCCATGTCACAACATTTACTAAAAAATCTATGCTATTGGAAAAGCAGCCGTTTCTAGAACGAATCTCTCAATCGTTTTCAGAGTCGGCATCAAAGATAAACAAGTATGGAACTACAGGGTTGTGTTCAATAGATTCTCCTGCAGCCTCAGTGGTTTTTGGAGTGTTCCAACCCATTTGCTGCAGGTAGACTTCGTCATAGGCTTCAATGTTCAAACCTGAAGCAAGAAACAATTCCAATTCTATCACGAATCGATCTGTTTTTGCTGTTAGAAAAGGCCTCGCTGCATTAGATACTACAGCCTTGAACTCTTCTTGTTTCATTTCAGGTGTTTTTGTTTGACGCATGTGTTCATTTCTACCAAAAATCACGAGTTAGATTAACTGATTTAGCTAATTGCGTGCAATAGATACAAGGACCTAATGGCATAAAAATTACCTGCTAAAGAATGAATTGACCGTACCAAGAATATGATATAGAATGACTTCAATATCCTCTTCCTATGTACACaaaataatagaagaaaaaagtcAGCCATGATTATCAACAGACCAAATAGGACTCTAAAAAGGGTTATACTAACAACTAATAATATTCCAAGTTCATAAAACAGTGACCATCATCTGTAAATGGGGTAGCTTAGACACATGGAGgttctcctttttgtttttctttttttacccttttccttTAGGCATCTTTCTACACACCGAACAATTACTGACAATaaccaaaaattttaattaacaatgtTTGCAAATACCAGATTTCACAGGAAAGTGTTGCTCAGTCATATAGTCTACAATTAAGAATGTACAAATATGTCAACGGATGTACATCCAAGAAAGTGTCTCCACTAATTTCACACATGTAGTTATGATGCCATTTACTAAAGCCAATAATATGAACCTCGGAAGGAGCTGAGAAGCAATCATTTACATAAGAAGCTACAAATTTCCAAGCACTACTACTCTACAAAATGTATTCGTCTTGTTCTCGTTCTTGAACTAGGTTTAAAAATGCACAGTAAGCAAGATAATTGAATTTCAGAGAAACATCGAAGCATGTAATAAGTAAAAGTGCAAAGAATACGAATCGAAAGCAAACAGATAACTAGACAGACCTGCAGCAGAGCTTGAACTTCTCTTCTCAGCCAACTTTGCAGCCACCGATTTGGCTGAAGATACTTGCGCAACTTCCAATATCGTGATACATTAATTGCGTCATTTAGGATACCTGATTGAACAcataatgattgaaaaatttaaataggAAGCAGTTGTTTGTCAGGAAGCTTCAAagtaaacacaaattaaaacaatatggcaaaaaaaaggagagagaatcAGTAAACAACCTGGTTCAGTATAGTAGCACTGTAATCTGTACTTGTGTGCTTTTGAAAAGAatgaactgaaaaaataaaaaaaagaggaacatAAAGAACAGCACCAAAAAATAACACAGAAGAGGACGGAAGATGAAATAACAGACATGTGTACCTATCCTCAAAACCCTGATTTACATAATGTCGTTGGAATGAACTTCCATCATATCCATAAATTAACGAAAAATTATCCGTCTGCAGATGTGTCAAACCAAATCATCACTGTCAACACAATCACAGAGATAGCAATGTCCataaataacaaagcaaacaaATGGCATTGTTGCGTGAGGTTAAAATGCATAATACATAACTGGACAATTCATCTCAGACACACAAACCTTGCATAAAGGACATTTAACAGAAGAAGGCCGCCGAGATTCCTTGCGAGAAACTACTTTAGTCCATTGTAAAATGCATTTGTAACAAAATTTATCTGCAATACAAGAATCAGTAGCAACAAATGACCAACATTTAATCACCACCCGCATACACACAAACAGAGATACATTGATTGCCATAAAGTAGCAACTTGCAACCTCAAACCAAGCACAGACAAAATTATAGTCAAATTTCTCAAACAATCCTATAAACCCAGTTTCAGCATTATGCATAACACACAACACAATCATAAAGTTTTCAACTTTAATTACTCAATCACTAAGAAAACATTAGTATAAATTAATGGGTAATCAAGAAAGTGGATACCCAACAAGAAAATTCTGACAAAAAGAGGAGATGGGTCATAACAGATAAcataaaagtacaaaaaatgagagaaaaaactGAGCCTGAGAGAGAAGAAAGTACGGAAGCAAGTGTCAAGATAGGATTCTTGAAGGAAAGGAGCAAGGCATATGGGGCATGGATTTGAGTCACTTGAAGAGCAAGATTGATTCTCTTTGTTGCTGTTAGAGTCTTGTTGGTccattttttcaattcaatttcatgGATTTGTTGGGTTTTTGTGTCCTAATTCATGCTTCAACGGCTGCCTTCAACTTGAGCAGAtatgaatcttattttttttagtcggTTTGAAAGTTTCCTGATGTGGTGCTTAGActctttatttaattcaattggTCCCTTTCCTTTAGAAAACTTCTTAATGATGTCCCTCTGTTTAACTTTATTTCAGTTTACCGTTAATTCTTCACagcatatgataaaaaatagacaatttCTATCAAATTCCAAGCAAAGTATCAatcaataataaagataaatccGATGGAACTTAGATGAAGGGACCACATTAAGAACATTTTGAGTAGAAggatcaaatgaaaaaaaagagtatagaGTCCATAATACGAAACCCCCCTCCCCATTGTTtcattccttctctttttttctatcCCTCATTGTCTCTTTCACTTTTTTGCAGATCAGATAAGACTATGTCCTCGGAGTAACAACTTATAGCAAGCATTGTTAAATGTGGCCATTGATCTTAtaaatcctaaaattaataattatttaaatttttaataaccttaaaattttaaaaaatcaaattaataatttttaaaacataaatctcAAACCAAACCAgttagttatatatttatacacCGGATCccatctttttcttccttttggcaCATCCCAAGTGGGACCTCAAGGAGAAGACATGCATTTATAATATGCAAGCAGGTGCATTGTATGAGATATcaataaactattaaaataaatgacataCACAAGACCGATACAAATATCAACATGTTGTTAATGTTAGCTATAGTTTTTGAGCAAAGTTTTATAAATAGACTATTactctattaaaataaaaagtattgaTTATGAAGGTTATAAATAAAGTTAAgttatattaatcaaattatggGTTAATTTATCGAGTCAACTAAATTAGTTATAATTAATaacttttctaatttaaatttaaaatttaattcaaatcaaactttaaattacaaattttcatattatgtcaagtttgataactatattttttagctattgatatagaaaaatataaaaatagtaataagtATAATTTTATGCTTCTCTCTTTATGGTCAGGATTCCTttgaacattattattattattgtcgcACCCTCGCGGTGGAACGCGGCGTCGCAACAACACTCAATTGATTtcaggtattttttttgttttataagggagtcgccacctagtattttaaTCACTAGGAATCCTGACTGCTTTGGCAGAGATTCTAAGATAAAAGACTGATTGTGTAAAGGGatggtattagcacccctagtatgcTCTACCTAAAATAATCTGCTTAGTGAttagtttgctttataattactatggtgttgatattttttaatctcatcagtttttctaggtttaattcaaactaaatttattaagatagaaatccaaggagatttcaTGTACTtttaaagcttatttttttcttagtatttcaagagtttacGACTCATAAATTGCAAGAAGAAAggacaaaaatttaaaaatttagagtgctttaaaaacttatttttaccTTAGAGTTTTACACCTAATAAGGAGAGGCAAGCAGTGGCAGAGCCACATGGGTGCaagagggggcaattgcccccttattttttttttttccaaaatatttttatattaaaatattaatataatagctttacataattaattttctttgttagttattagcttcttttttctatattaattagttattgaaaatattagagtttataataatttatgggtttgttgaattaatatatgtatgagtaatattatatgctaatggatatgaattgaaatgagttttgatgaattgataagtattttactatgaatttcatatgaaaaatgatggtaATGAATTTATTAGTGATTAAAAGTGAAGTACATGACAGTTTAAAAAAGTTAGAGACataatagataaattaaaaagaaaacatttaatatttatgtttaatccACTTGTACAAAATAACAAGTCAgcaaaaacaacatcaatttataGTAATCCTTGTAAGCTATGATTTTAAATGATATGTATCATATGTCGGCAAAGAATTGTTGCCAAGAATTTTCGTAATCTttgaaagatttagaaatagataaataaaagtttGTTGTATGTATtaagaaagatatttttaataagattaaaaataaaattattataaaaacagttttaaattataaaatctcgaagaaaacaattataatataattttttttattttaaaaattcttaaattaattttgcttaacttgaattggtatatatatttcaaattaatttttttatataacacatatctgtataatatataatatcaaatatttcttaataatttacctttccatttaaaaaattctagctTCCCTACCGGAGGCAGGGCAGGTGTCTTTCTGCTTGGAGAACACAATTTGCTTAGATAAAAGAGAATAAGAAGATCAAGACGTGTCAGTTCTTGTGTGTCCTTCATGGAGTGTTTGTGGCACATTAGAATTGTTCATGAATATCTCATGACAGAGAACAATGCTTGCTGATATTTAAATTGCATTATTGTAACAACAGAAACAACTTCAACTTTTCTTCATGATTCATCAGTGAACAAACCTCtattcttgcttttttttttaaaaacggtgcaaactgtgtttttttttttttttaattttgaattttttttaaaataatatattttaaaatcattttaacttgtaaatattataaataatttttaaaaataaaaatatatattattttataatatttttaaataaaaaacattttaaaccacTGTTACTACAATTTCCATCTTCCTGTCTTCCGTTCATGTGTTTTGATTCTGACAACTCAATTATCCTTTTTATTGTACTAATTTCAACACATGCAActtgcttatttttttaggtgtttgaaattgtggttagaattattcttttaaaatgattattattgagatatatattaaaataatattttttaaaaaaaattatttttaatattagtacattaaaataatttaaaaacatcaaaaaatattaatttaaaataaaaataaataaataaattttaatttttaaaaaacatattttttaaacataaaaaataaagtcatttaCTGTTTGTAACGCGGTTGAAACACTCCAGGGTGTTTTTGATATTacggttgctgttgtggttgtggttttaaaaaagttattttataaaaaaatacttttagttaatgttagatttgaaaaatatatgtttggttaaaactgtagttgaaattgtggttcaataaaaaattgtttaatgtgtttggtttaaaaattattttttaaattgagattataaaataatttaaaaatatttttaatttaaatattgtagatttaactactattattacatcatgaaataaataatattgatatcaaatattttttattattcaattaaactatattaaatgtcatcacatacgaaataTACCtaacaataactatatttttcatggtttcttaagcacgcaacaacaaaaaactgaattttctGTTACGTCATTaagcgatatccttctaattttttaaataaaacacaattaaaataaaaataaaaactgatttttttttaactgagtcgGACTCG is a genomic window of Populus alba chromosome 5, ASM523922v2, whole genome shotgun sequence containing:
- the LOC118061327 gene encoding disease resistance protein RPM1, whose protein sequence is MAESAVSLVVDKLLPLLTQEVKLLKGVHDELVGVKDELEVIRAFLKDADSKAEKEGIGEGVKVLVNQIREEAHHIEDVIDDYVLHVARHPDHRHGLLRRIASLIKTLSSRHEIASEIKDIKSALLDIKSRSQTFQFISSNQGASSSNSNAGRGLMDHPRMSSLFIEEAELVGIESPRDELISYLLSGVSQRTVIAVVGMGGVGKTTVARKVYDSHRVKEHFQYHAWITVSQSYDKRELLRSILKRFYEVKNKPFPDRIVTMEEEELIKEIREYLGQERYLVVFDDVWEIGFWGNMEHALLDHDNGSRLLATTRNEDVANFSRGSSLVHVYHIEPLPQKEAWELFCNKAFRFEFKGQCPNDLEGLSQDIVRRCGGLPLAIVAVSGLLATKEKSILEWKKVLSGLGGSAMVSDPYIDSVTKILSLSYGDLPYHLKSCFLYFGMFPEDFSIEHGRIIRLWVAEGFVEEKPGMTLEDVGEEYFIELVRRSLVQVDEVFHGVPLTCHVHDMVRDVILSKSEELSFCHVSSSCSTFQGIARHLSISNRGSSTPKSSTKAQTRSIMVFDEAKLQKATISVIFAKFKLLTTLDFENCPIDHLPRELGNLLHLRYLNLRNTKVAELPKSIRKLHNLESLDLRYSFVEELPVKISNFPKLQHLLAEDKKTRALKIKGSIKHLKFLETLSKINVDDNVSLINDGLQVSTELKTLGIRNLKREHGRYLCTALEKMTHLRLLLVCSINPTNEVLELQSMSSPPLELRSIWLEGQLERLPNWISKIHNLAELRLSFTNLTDDSFEVLQALPNLNRLGLVCAYNGEKMHFEGGGFQKLKSLYLVGLSNLKEMLIDEGALPLLENLQMGPCPKLKEVPSGFKYLRYLKDLSFTGMTNEFTQRLSQQESEKVSHVPIIRYDGTYDPTDEGSYEAWVERYFRRVGIKMT
- the LOC118061328 gene encoding uncharacterized protein isoform X1, whose amino-acid sequence is MIVLCVMHNAETGFIGLFEKFDYNFVCAWFEVASCYFMAINVSLFVCMRVVIKCWSFVATDSCIADKFCYKCILQWTKVVSRKESRRPSSVKCPLCKTDNFSLIYGYDGSSFQRHYVNQGFEDSSFFSKAHKYRLQCYYTEPGILNDAINVSRYWKLRKYLQPNRWLQSWLRREVQALLQEEDIEVILYHILGTVNSFFSRNEHMRQTKTPEMKQEEFKAVVSNAARPFLTAKTDRFVIELELFLASGLNIEAYDEVYLQQMGWNTPKTTEAAGESIEHNPVVPYLFIFDADSEND
- the LOC118061328 gene encoding uncharacterized protein isoform X2 is translated as MDQQDSNSNKENQSCSSSDSNPCPICLAPFLQESYLDTCFHKFCYKCILQWTKVVSRKESRRPSSVKCPLCKTDNFSLIYGYDGSSFQRHYVNQGFEDSSFFSKAHKYRLQCYYTEPGILNDAINVSRYWKLRKYLQPNRWLQSWLRREVQALLQEEDIEVILYHILGTVNSFFSRNEHMRQTKTPEMKQEEFKAVVSNAARPFLTAKTDRFVIELELFLASGLNIEAYDEVYLQQMGWNTPKTTEAAGESIEHNPVVPYLFIFDADSEND